A window of Chloracidobacterium sp. N contains these coding sequences:
- a CDS encoding carbonic anhydrase, with translation MTERLPESSVNGMNEYRKLLLANKAWAQEKLDLRPDYFIRMKDVQSPAYLWIGCSDSRVPAEDITGTEPGELFVHRNVANLVIHTDINLMSVVEYAIDALGVRHVIICGHYNCGGVKAAMSRQSFGLINKWLRHIKDVYRNYARELESFTDPEARFRRLVELNTIEQVRNLAETSIVQKSWLKRRSPWLHGWVYDIRTGLLQELTLIRPGDLPDDIYRYEFPPESL, from the coding sequence ATGACCGAGCGTTTGCCAGAGTCGTCCGTCAACGGCATGAACGAGTACCGCAAGCTGTTGCTTGCCAACAAAGCCTGGGCACAGGAAAAGCTTGACTTGCGTCCCGATTACTTCATCCGCATGAAGGATGTCCAGTCGCCGGCCTACCTGTGGATCGGGTGTTCTGACAGTCGTGTGCCGGCCGAGGACATTACGGGCACGGAGCCGGGCGAACTGTTTGTCCATCGCAACGTGGCGAATCTCGTCATTCACACCGACATCAACCTGATGAGCGTCGTTGAGTACGCCATTGATGCGCTCGGCGTGCGCCACGTCATCATCTGTGGGCATTACAACTGCGGCGGGGTGAAAGCCGCCATGTCGCGCCAAAGCTTTGGTCTCATCAACAAATGGCTGCGCCATATCAAGGATGTGTACCGTAACTATGCCCGCGAGCTGGAGTCATTCACTGACCCGGAGGCGCGCTTCCGCCGGCTCGTCGAACTCAACACGATTGAACAGGTGCGGAATCTGGCCGAGACTTCGATTGTCCAGAAATCCTGGCTCAAGCGGAGGAGTCCCTGGCTTCACGGCTGGGTGTATGACATCCGCACCGGTTTGCTTCAGGAACTGACCTTGATTCGGCCGGGCGATTTGCCCGACGATATTTACCGTTACGAATTTCCGCCGGAGTCGCTGTAG
- a CDS encoding SDR family oxidoreductase, with product MSSVMLVTGSASGIGRYVAEAYYRAGHRVVFADRAVARVNDICAALAAEAGGEAVPWALDVRDEQAWEAAIADTVSRWGQLDLVLNIAGYLHVDALLAAPLAAVHDHLDINAKGVIFGTLLAARQMVRQPHGGHIINVASLAGIAAVPGLTLYTASKFAVRGFSLAAAQELAPHKVSVTVVCPDAVQTPMLDLQVHRAEAALTFSGGRILSVAEVATAIEEARQRRPLEVTLPRHRGWLAKLTSLYPPLTTWVAAYLCQRGQRRQATWQQKPG from the coding sequence ATGTCATCCGTCATGCTGGTGACCGGTAGCGCCAGTGGCATCGGGCGCTACGTTGCCGAGGCGTACTACCGCGCCGGTCACCGGGTTGTTTTTGCCGACCGGGCTGTGGCGCGGGTCAATGACATCTGTGCCGCCCTCGCTGCGGAAGCCGGCGGGGAAGCTGTCCCGTGGGCGCTGGATGTCCGGGATGAGCAGGCCTGGGAAGCCGCCATTGCCGACACCGTCAGCCGCTGGGGACAGCTCGACCTGGTGTTGAACATTGCTGGTTATCTCCACGTGGATGCGCTGCTGGCCGCGCCACTGGCGGCTGTCCATGACCACCTGGACATCAACGCCAAAGGCGTCATTTTTGGGACGCTGCTGGCGGCCCGCCAGATGGTCCGGCAGCCGCACGGCGGGCACATCATCAACGTGGCATCGCTGGCAGGGATTGCGGCCGTGCCGGGATTGACGCTATACACGGCATCCAAGTTCGCCGTGCGCGGTTTTTCGCTGGCTGCTGCCCAGGAACTTGCCCCCCACAAGGTGTCCGTAACGGTTGTCTGCCCGGATGCCGTTCAGACCCCGATGCTCGACTTACAGGTGCACCGGGCGGAAGCGGCTTTGACCTTCTCCGGGGGACGCATCCTGAGCGTGGCTGAAGTGGCAACGGCTATCGAGGAAGCGCGGCAGCGCCGACCGCTTGAAGTGACCCTGCCGCGACATCGGGGCTGGCTGGCGAAGCTGACCAGCCTGTATCCGCCGCTGACCACCTGGGTAGCCGCCTACCTCTGCCAGCGTGGACAGCGCCGGCAGGCCACATGGCAACAGAAGCCAGGATGA
- a CDS encoding indole-3-glycerol-phosphate synthase, giving the protein MTDRMMSCAPARPTLADIVSARRRSVAAHHPVSLPELAPARGTFLPALQQNPSAIIAEIKPRSPAEGVLQSTPDLARVLTAYDAHAVALSVLTEPDYFGGSFDLLAAVARQSSRPTLCKDFVLDVRQIHAARAAGAEAVLLIVKILDDEQLRRLSAEIQRWNMTPVVEVQTEAELERALALNPSVILINNRNLETFDISLETTQRLALRVPSQVVTIAASGIRCRADIEALLPYCTRFLIGTHLMRAPDLEAAFADLLGKAYA; this is encoded by the coding sequence ATGACCGACCGGATGATGAGCTGCGCACCTGCCCGTCCAACCCTTGCCGACATCGTATCCGCCCGCCGCCGGTCTGTGGCCGCTCACCACCCGGTTTCCCTGCCTGAACTGGCACCAGCCCGGGGAACGTTTCTCCCGGCCCTGCAGCAGAACCCATCCGCCATCATTGCCGAAATCAAACCCAGGTCACCGGCCGAAGGCGTCCTGCAGTCCACGCCCGATCTGGCGCGTGTGCTGACCGCCTATGACGCCCACGCCGTCGCGCTTTCGGTTCTGACCGAGCCGGACTACTTCGGGGGAAGTTTTGACCTGCTGGCCGCTGTGGCGCGCCAGTCCAGCCGCCCAACCCTGTGCAAGGACTTCGTGCTCGATGTGCGGCAGATACATGCGGCGCGTGCCGCCGGTGCGGAAGCCGTGCTGCTCATCGTCAAAATTCTCGACGACGAACAGCTCCGCCGGCTCTCCGCTGAAATCCAACGCTGGAACATGACGCCAGTCGTGGAAGTGCAGACCGAAGCCGAACTGGAACGCGCCCTGGCGCTGAACCCTTCCGTCATCCTCATCAACAACCGCAACCTGGAGACGTTTGACATCTCCTTGGAGACCACGCAACGTCTTGCACTGCGCGTACCTTCCCAGGTTGTGACCATTGCGGCCAGCGGTATCCGGTGCCGCGCCGACATCGAGGCGCTGCTTCCGTACTGCACACGCTTTCTCATCGGGACGCACCTGATGCGCGCGCCAGACCTGGAAGCTGCTTTCGCCGACCTTCTTGGAAAAGCGTATGCCTAA